In a genomic window of Brassica rapa cultivar Chiifu-401-42 chromosome A10, CAAS_Brap_v3.01, whole genome shotgun sequence:
- the LOC103845470 gene encoding probable pyridoxal 5'-phosphate synthase subunit PDX2, which translates to MTVGVLALQGSFNEHIAALRRLGVQGIEIRKAEQLLTVSSLIIPGGESTTMAKLAEYHNLFPALREFVKTGKPVWGTCAGLIFLADRAVGQKEGGQELVGGLDCTVHRNFFGSQIQSFEADISVPILTSKEGGPETFRGVFIRAPAVLDVGPDVEVLAHYPVPSNKVLYSSSTVQIQEEDALPETNVIVAVKQRNLLATAFHPELTADTRWHSYFMKMAKEMEQGASSSSSGTIVSVGETSEQAKPDIPIYQ; encoded by the exons ATGACCGTGGGAGTATTAGCTTTACAAGGCTCTTTCAACGAGCACATCGCGGCTCTGCGGCGGCTCGGCGTCCAAGGAATCGAGATTAGGAAGGCGGAGCAGCTTCTCACCGTTTCATCTCTCATAATCCCCGGCGGCGAGAGCACCACCATGGCCAAACTCGCCGAGTACCACAACCtg TTTCCGGCTCTACGTGAGTTTGTCAAGACAGGGAAACCTGTATGGGGGACATGCGCTGGTCTTATCTTCTTGGCAGACAGAGCCGTTG GTCAGAAAGAGGGAGGTCAAGAACTAGTAGGTGGCCTTGACTGCACCGTGCATAGGAACTTCTTTGGCAGCCAG ATTCAAAGTTTTGAAGCTGATATCTCTGTACCTATTCTAACATCTAAAGAAGGTGGGCCAGAGACGTTCCGAGGAGTCTTCATACGTGCTCCAGCTGTTCTCGACGTTGGCCCTGATGTCGAAGTCTTAGCGCATTATCCCGTCCCATCAAACAAGGTCTTGTATTCAAGCTCCACTGTCCAAATCCAAGAG GAAGATGCTCTTCCTGAAACGAACGTCATTGTTGCTGTAAAGCAAAGAAACTTGTTAGCAACTGCGTTTCATCCCGAGTTAACCGCAGACACGCGTTG GCACAGTTATTTCATGAAGATGGCGAAAGAGATGGAACAAGGAGCTTCTTCAAGCAGTAGTGGAACTATTGTTTCTGTTGGAGAAACCAGCGAGCAAGCTAAGCCTGATATTCCTATATATCAGTAA